A single Mangrovimonas sp. YM274 DNA region contains:
- a CDS encoding bifunctional 2-polyprenyl-6-hydroxyphenol methylase/3-demethylubiquinol 3-O-methyltransferase UbiG, producing the protein MKDLFGQALLDYHQGNYTEDLITSTNISEEDELPLPYLFRSYKDMPKLEQKALHLAKGNVLDVGCGAGGHSLYLQEKGLKVKAIDISEGAVTVAKDRGVTNAEVLPVLKETETFDTILLLMNGTGIFQELSQVATYLNHLKSLMNPNGQILIDSSDIKYMYEDEDGGLWIDTNANYYGELDYFLSYKGEKELPMKWLYLDFNRLYTACTSVGLKCELVKEGDHFDYLARLSK; encoded by the coding sequence ATGAAAGATTTATTTGGACAAGCCCTTTTGGATTACCACCAAGGTAATTACACCGAAGATTTGATTACCTCTACCAACATTTCGGAGGAAGATGAACTGCCGCTTCCTTATCTCTTCAGAAGTTATAAAGACATGCCCAAATTGGAGCAAAAAGCCCTGCATCTTGCCAAAGGAAACGTCTTGGATGTAGGTTGCGGCGCAGGTGGTCACAGTTTGTATTTACAGGAAAAAGGACTAAAAGTTAAAGCCATCGATATTTCTGAAGGAGCCGTTACCGTTGCCAAAGATAGAGGTGTTACAAATGCTGAAGTTCTTCCTGTTCTGAAAGAAACCGAAACCTTTGACACTATTTTGCTGTTGATGAACGGCACGGGAATTTTCCAAGAACTTTCCCAAGTAGCTACCTACCTAAACCATTTAAAATCCCTAATGAATCCAAATGGGCAAATTTTAATCGACTCTTCAGACATCAAATATATGTATGAAGACGAAGATGGTGGTTTGTGGATTGACACCAATGCCAATTATTATGGTGAACTGGATTACTTTTTAAGCTACAAAGGTGAAAAGGAACTTCCCATGAAATGGCTGTACCTTGACTTCAATAGGCTCTACACCGCCTGTACTTCCGTTGGACTAAAATGTGAACTCGTAAAGGAAGGAGACCACTTTGATTATTTGGCGAGACTCTCGAAATAA